A window of Magallana gigas chromosome 8, xbMagGiga1.1, whole genome shotgun sequence genomic DNA:
aaaaatcttaagctgaatgtaatgaactcatgtgaacaaaatatgactcaaacttaggcgaactgtgagctctgtatcttgcttataattctacgattgacgctgaaattttggttgaacattagaaattctatatgaattagagtatgttaaatacttgtaaaaacaaaataaaagaatgatattctgtatatacctactctctggagccccctctttatacaataaataatgtgaaatttacatcaattttgatagtttttcaaacacgagtaaataaaaaacgacatctttaaaacagtttccatagttctgacacatttctgttgcggggataagtaatcatcgctattcctaagaaaatatcacagcggaaaattatcctggtttgtacgcgaggttaataacagtcattttattataatggagaagacaaattaaatttttgaatgttttaaatttgaggaattgagcacattgaagtacaattttcttcttcacatctatacatgtagtattttttaaataaaatacaataactattatatttttaaaaaaaatacaataactagtaattagttgatgaaaaaaatgtacctatatgctctcatttattttgatcgctttacaaggggggggggggggcggggggcagaacgaatatatatagggaattggaagttaacaacttaacagtgtacacctaccaaatgtttagttttatatcttgcgtaggattttcttattctggtaaaaaatagtatctCATGAAGGtgcaatgtcaaagattacgtgtatgctaaattaagtgtaaaattcgaatacttgacatatttattttttgttattctaccgagggaccatatggcacaatttcttttgaacgcccattgttgctcaggtgagcgatgtggccccatgggcctcttgttgctTTTAAGTTGGCATAATAGGTGATTAGAATTATTCGTAGAAATTTTGGGATGTATGCACTCGTCATTTCGTATTAGTCATCTTGCAACGTACTACGTACCACGTGACATGGAAGTAATACAgaataagttttgtttttgcaCCGGACAAGTTTATTACActagaattgtttaaaatgcccTATACGATCGAAATGCATTTTACGATTGGCATTTTCTTGCACTTTTGCGGCAGAGCTCGGTTTTTTTTCGAATACCACAGATTTGTTGATCGTTTTAAATCTGTTGATTTTAGACATCCACATTGTCATCGAAACGTTTTGTTTATTGGTCTTCTGTACAGTGCTTTATACTAACGTAAGCTTAGTTTCTCGACACAATTTGAAAACTTTCGTTTCACATTCTATGGACCTCAACAACCACACGTACATATTTTAAAGCTTTctctttaataaaaacatttcaataaaattatttggtACACTATTATGATttcataaagataaaaaatcaggtagcaaaaaaatgaacaaattatgGATATTGAATACACATTCTTATtagggatgtcaacgagtactcgagtactcgactatcgctcgGTCACACCGATCACTGACTAAAATTGTCTTAATCGATTACGCGTTAAAAAACGACTGCACCTCCATGGACTGAACAAAATGTTCCTGAAAATAACACAAAGTGAGTAAAATTgatcttaaaatattttgggTACGAAATTGAGGGAAAAAGTTTTATCAACCAATAGATTTTAACAATGCACAGTCAacttaaaaagttgaaaaacaaGGTCCTTTAACaatattgattatttatcaTATGTGAAGAACCAAGCAAAAACCTCTTTTATCTCAATTATGACGGTTAACATATTACAACATCGTTAAGGTTGTATATGTATTCGTATCTGCCATGTGTTTCAATTCGGTGTTCAAGAATCaattacataattatgaagATAATTCTGCTATGCCTTAAAGTTTTGCATCATCaaatagtcctgttttatcaacttgtttgtcagtagcttgcctcgccttagaaactgttcataagaagaacatgcccttgcgtatcgaattaactgagaaacaaaaacaccatatgcaggtgataagggtatattgctacataagaaAGGAAAGTtgaatatagaaaaattaaagtcatcgcgtttatcataaagttctgttgttaggttaccatcaatttccatttccagtaaaatatttaaatataaacagaTGACTAAGACACTGTGGTATCTTCTATTTCAaattcactgggatatatcgagtcgacgtaagaatggatataacaattgttaattgattatatgtcgtcgatatacctgaatgttgatttatttttttcacgttcAAGTTTTTGGATAAATTCTActtcataaaaatacaaaataggtctactaacaatggggcacaaatggtacccatgggaattccagcaaattgttggaagacttgatttccaaaaactacatagatgttgtgTATCAAAAAcacaagcatctttttaatgtcaacttcagagtacttgtggTTGCAATCATAATGGGTTTTAacagaataaatttttaaattttagattaaCTAAAGTCCagagaaaataaattgaaaacataAGTGTATAACTAAAGTCCATGTGTCACATGATGGCTGAACAATGAGTAAATGAATACAATATGAAAATCTTAATGCAAGTGTTTGATACATATATCGTATATATCTATTGTTTAATCAATCTTACGACATAAAGTGGGTAGTATCCCTATGTGCtgattttttaataatcttTTCTTCACAACaagaatattaaaacaaaatagaaaaaatggatATCTCTGCCAAGTTATTTAAAATTGGAAAACTTAAATTCCCAATGTTGTTTTCAAAGAAGAAATTGATATAATGCATTTCCAAAGGTTGATTTATCTATTAATTATAGAATGATATAATGATAACAGTTGATGTGTTCCTCCTGTTCATTGATTTGAAAAGCATTAAATCACATTGATATTTGCAGAGCAAATGGTATTATTCTTGTCgcttaaaaaattgaaatctgtGCTTATATTTTTGTCTACGAAATGGATTTTCAGGAAGAACAAGTTTTAAcactttaaaacatatttcataacATGTAGAATCGTGCTGCTGTATGTGGCATCCTATAAAGACGTACAAGAACTATGAGACACAACCAGGTATCCAAATAAATTCCTGGACAAGTAATCCACTGAGTGACTTGGTAGAAATGGATCTAATTCGTACCTCAAACTAAAGAAATCATATATGTGTGAAGTATGACCTGTCAGGCGATGAGCTAAGAAATAATGCAGCGATTTGATGAAATATATTCGTCTAAGTATTCGGCATCAGAGTTTGGTATGCAATTGGAGTTTACAAAGTTGCTATACGActattatgaaatattaacGATTTTTGATGTTATATAATTACAATTATCATACTTTaagaatttttatgaataagCTTTTCGTGACGATGATGATGTCTTTATTTGTGCAAATAACTTGGTATCATATCATTGAATTTATTATCACATTCTCCAAAGCTTTGCAAGCATCATCGATTCTTTTTGTCATTACGTTTAGTAACTCGAAAAAActttaatattaaacaatttgatTGAACAGAATAAAAACCATTAGTATTTGGTCAATAGACAGACAGTACATGCCCCGGTATTTCTCTGGTTTTTGGTAGATTGTTCGAGCTGCAGAGACAGGAAGGACATTCATCACATTATGCTACAAATACATGAAGTGCAATTAACAAGAGATTCTACTTATTAACAGGATAATGGCTGAATTGATACTTTTTGTGGTGTCCTATCTCTTTATAACtttctttatttcaatgaatactGCGGAAGAGTCAATCTATGCAAGTCTCTTTTATGGATTGGCGGGGTATCGAGTTAGAAACTCCTTGACTTCATTCACTTTGTCTGATAGTTATTTCTCTGAGTGCTGTATGAGATGTTTGCAGTATCAAAACTGTTATAGCGTCAACATTCAGGGAGATGACAGATTCTGTGAAATAAACACCCTGGGTCCAAGCGGGTACGGGGATTTGGTAGATGCAAACGGAACTTGGACATTATTCATCAGAACCTACGGTAAACAATTTTTGCTGGTGATCCTTACTCTTAAGGAGATTGTATCatttctggttttctttgtaATATCAATAGATATTTAAGGTTTTGCTATCCATGTGTGTTTAAAGCTTCTTATAACATAAATCTAGAAATTTATCTTTTAACTTTTGaggtaaaaatatacattgtgaACAACAATAAATAAGGCACATAAATCATAATGACtgactttaaaaatttcattcaatgaTCACCTCTCAATCTTTTGTTACAGTTCCCCATAACGAGCTAATGTTCCGGGCTACCCCGGGAGTTGGGCTGAGTGTCAAGGACAGCTGGCTAGGGAATATCATTCCCCCGACTGCTCAAGACACGTGTATTTCAATGAAGAACACGTCATGCTCTACGCATTACCGGAATCCACGGGTGGACATCTGGGAAAGTCTTTCCATTTCTCAAGTATTGTGCTTCTCTTGATTATACAGACGATTCTATATTGAGCAAATGCATGATATGATTATCTTTTAACTCACATCAAGTAATGTCAAGAAGtttaactattttattaaaaatatttattatttattatatgataattaattaaaaattatttagaaatttaGCTCGTGTTATGGATTGGGAGTTTTCCTTTAATACAGAACTCTTCTTAATACAGTCTGAAAATGGCCACGAGTCGCAACCTTCTGGCATTCTTAAAAGACACATAGTCAGTATTATAAAGCATTATATATAGAACTAGACTAGATGCTATTacaaataagtttaaaaaataaatttacagaaCGATGAGAGACAAAAAATATAGCACTAAGACATCGTTGGCTTTAGATACACGCATAATTTTCGGGTTAGCGGACGGGATGGGATGGTGTTTAGAGCCAAAGCCATGGGACGTTTTTCTTTCCTTTAAAACattatgaaatatacaaaataaaaaatcaattctctATATTGCATTCAATCAGGGAGGgtcataaaaatgaaatgtgtatGGATTTTTTTGGGGCAAAACTGAAATGTGTATACGAGCACAATGAAACAACGCTTGATTATTGTAGGGAAAGAAGTCACAAtaagtttttcaaaatatgttttaaactttgactAAAAGCGATCGAGAGAGGATGATATTCCcacatatataaaaaagtacatttttCCTTTATAAACCCTGTGAAGAATTGGGGAAAGGGTTAAAAACTATACGACTCATTTGAGGGGACACTCTCTTTGACATGTTTGTGGttgtttgagaattttttaaCGGTGTAAAAAGACTATCATCATTGAGTGCGTAAGCAAATGGAGTCGGCTAGAGTGCAcacttttaataatttttaagatgATATCAGCAAATGAAcgtttttaataagtttttattgaaaaaattgatctTAAATCCGATTTTACTGCGGTGGGTGTAATGTTATGATTCAAATTTTATCAATGATTGTGTTACTAATTTCATCAGTTAATGATAATGATACCATTGTAGCTATATACtttggaaaataaaacattatttgtttataaatggaTTAGATATAACCTCAGTATCTAATCCattaatttat
This region includes:
- the LOC117680330 gene encoding uncharacterized protein isoform X1; the protein is MAELILFVVSYLFITFFISMNTAEESIYASLFYGLAGYRVRNSLTSFTLSDSYFSECCMRCLQYQNCYSVNIQGDDRFCEINTLGPSGYGDLVDANGTWTLFIRTYVPHNELMFRATPGVGLSVKDSWLGNIIPPTAQDTCISMKNTSCSTHYRNPRVDIWESLSISQVTLELYKHGSKVAFIAFDGKDSTIENWFNSSRILNSSWSNVTPSTIYNYFSIKGHSECSRSFFVNTHYHNCSVDTGYMVVVDPPTACCPWENVPNKPQFFYSAVDGTVTYQSGSTDLGTAEVMAVFVNIS